From Pseudobdellovibrio exovorus JSS, a single genomic window includes:
- the fsa gene encoding fructose-6-phosphate aldolase → MKFFIDSADVNEIRAANERGWVDGVTTNPTLVAKSGRSFEDVIKEICTITTGPVSAEVISLKADEMVKEGVALAKWADNVVVKIPMCEDGMIAVKKLTAEGIKTNVTLVFTPMQAILAAKAGATMVSPFVGRLDDIGNDGMAMVNDVVQIYRNYDFATEVLVASVRGPLHLQQAALIGADIATIPYKVMQQMTGHPLTTKGIDMFLADWNKAKGQ, encoded by the coding sequence ATGAAATTTTTTATCGACTCAGCAGATGTAAATGAAATCAGAGCCGCCAACGAAAGAGGTTGGGTTGATGGCGTAACAACAAATCCAACTTTGGTTGCCAAATCAGGTCGCTCTTTTGAAGACGTGATCAAAGAAATCTGCACGATCACCACAGGCCCTGTTTCTGCAGAGGTGATTTCATTAAAAGCCGATGAAATGGTTAAAGAGGGCGTGGCCCTAGCAAAATGGGCTGACAACGTCGTGGTAAAAATCCCGATGTGCGAAGATGGAATGATCGCTGTTAAAAAATTAACTGCGGAAGGCATTAAAACCAATGTGACTTTAGTCTTCACACCAATGCAGGCGATCTTGGCGGCAAAAGCTGGCGCCACAATGGTGTCACCGTTTGTTGGCCGTCTTGATGATATTGGAAACGATGGCATGGCCATGGTAAACGATGTGGTGCAAATCTATCGTAACTACGATTTTGCCACAGAAGTTCTAGTAGCGTCGGTTCGCGGACCATTGCACTTACAGCAGGCCGCTTTAATCGGTGCGGATATCGCGACAATTCCTTACAAAGTGATGCAACAGATGACAGGTCATCCGTTGACGACGAAGGGGATAGACATGTTCTTAGCCGATTGGAACAAAGCCAAGGGTCAGTAA
- a CDS encoding XRE family transcriptional regulator: protein MGMPKQTELRRVRKKLKKMEGTLALNPNATALERFRWNLHQKFVEYKLDKNMTQKEMAQKLKVDESHISKILNYRLDEFSTDRLILLYAKLNPKVKLEVGS from the coding sequence ATGGGAATGCCAAAGCAGACAGAGCTAAGAAGAGTTCGGAAAAAGCTGAAAAAAATGGAAGGAACGTTGGCACTTAATCCGAACGCAACGGCTTTAGAGCGATTTCGTTGGAATCTGCATCAAAAGTTTGTGGAATATAAGTTGGATAAAAACATGACTCAAAAGGAAATGGCACAAAAACTTAAAGTAGATGAAAGCCATATCAGTAAAATACTTAATTATCGCTTAGATGAGTTTTCCACAGATCGCCTAATTCTGTTATATGCAAAGCTGAATCCCAAAGTTAAACTTGAAGTTGGATCTTAA
- a CDS encoding carboxypeptidase-like regulatory domain-containing protein translates to MTIYSLTLSLMVASVFLFSSKTEQSRVVTIQRPLVITQERKSPAFYAYQQAQKLNERKPAAVYNNAPSTHLSTYSIKPEKIQLQVTEMKLSKREFATLDESGMRIAVFSNPLQNDFMDPAHERVVAEDFVTNEQKADMGSAVSALTPEATVLSPDKKWATIKGKFELIDGVGIVDHYIEIRRIEEGISREVGQIDLMTGSYAIEIESPQGYLVAQVRDRSTGGLVGEDRARLFNLQSKGQYFEGPFIRVGQPPTLAINLSYSGGNGSGGSGKSAISTKSAKAVVPDSASTFSSAVNSVATATLFDNQNTLAQVNDKFSNIGLWSATISRFYDPSRVYKNVTTIRQTADKNETSVFTSKWIEGVVEYVADLQKISYRSKNAPILIGRVLVDGKPVAGAEVMIESHLGLQPIYFDQFMIPSISAKTTSENGYFMFVGLDVGAYKVSAIRRQQALGGQMFLAEADAIAFQNIAAQSTLRSKTLRSFDAFSSELVETEAYASESQADVIETNGGKAQMQSYAETGLSEVIVKPQDARYLSVRYNYNSRQDYLHLPQVQEEWLLQAIRTYKINVMPQSGVIIGFTRDLVYDAYLVSESFSKNDVLYFDSTGHVTTTLTTGGGFILFNVPVGMREVVLQERKTDRIFSQVFNVLDHQISVSHFQKD, encoded by the coding sequence TTGACCATTTATTCGCTTACATTGTCATTGATGGTGGCATCGGTGTTTTTGTTTTCATCGAAAACAGAGCAATCGCGCGTAGTCACTATTCAGCGTCCACTGGTGATTACTCAAGAAAGAAAATCACCGGCCTTCTATGCTTATCAGCAGGCGCAAAAATTAAACGAGCGAAAACCTGCGGCTGTCTATAATAATGCTCCTTCTACACACTTAAGCACTTACAGTATCAAGCCAGAAAAAATACAACTGCAAGTGACAGAAATGAAACTCAGTAAACGTGAATTTGCTACGTTGGATGAAAGTGGCATGAGGATCGCTGTTTTTTCAAATCCACTTCAAAATGATTTCATGGACCCAGCACACGAGCGCGTTGTGGCTGAAGACTTTGTAACGAACGAACAAAAAGCCGACATGGGTTCTGCGGTTTCCGCTTTGACTCCTGAGGCGACTGTTTTATCTCCGGATAAAAAGTGGGCGACGATCAAAGGAAAATTCGAATTGATCGACGGAGTCGGCATCGTAGATCACTACATTGAAATTCGTCGCATCGAAGAGGGCATTTCACGTGAAGTGGGACAAATCGATTTGATGACGGGATCTTACGCTATCGAAATAGAGTCACCGCAAGGTTACTTGGTGGCTCAAGTACGCGATCGCAGCACGGGAGGCTTAGTTGGAGAAGATCGTGCCCGCCTATTTAATTTACAGAGTAAAGGGCAGTATTTCGAAGGACCATTTATTCGCGTTGGCCAACCACCAACATTGGCGATCAATTTAAGTTATAGTGGTGGAAATGGCAGCGGAGGCAGCGGAAAAAGTGCGATCAGTACAAAATCTGCAAAAGCTGTCGTTCCAGACAGTGCGTCTACTTTTTCTTCAGCAGTCAACAGTGTGGCGACAGCGACGTTGTTTGATAACCAAAATACGTTGGCTCAAGTGAACGATAAATTCAGCAACATTGGTTTGTGGTCGGCGACAATTTCTAGATTTTATGATCCTAGCCGTGTTTATAAAAACGTAACGACTATTCGTCAGACGGCAGATAAAAATGAAACGTCCGTGTTTACTTCTAAGTGGATTGAAGGCGTTGTTGAATATGTAGCTGACTTACAGAAAATCAGTTACCGCAGTAAAAATGCTCCGATTCTTATTGGAAGAGTTTTAGTTGATGGTAAACCTGTGGCTGGTGCCGAGGTGATGATCGAAAGTCATTTGGGACTTCAACCGATTTATTTCGATCAATTTATGATCCCAAGTATCAGCGCTAAGACCACCTCTGAAAATGGCTATTTCATGTTTGTCGGGCTGGATGTGGGAGCCTATAAAGTTTCAGCGATTCGCCGCCAACAAGCTTTAGGTGGACAAATGTTCTTAGCTGAAGCAGATGCCATTGCTTTTCAAAATATCGCGGCACAAAGCACATTGCGCAGTAAAACATTGCGCAGCTTTGATGCGTTCAGCTCGGAACTTGTGGAAACGGAAGCTTACGCATCAGAATCTCAGGCCGATGTTATTGAAACAAATGGTGGCAAAGCTCAAATGCAAAGTTATGCAGAAACGGGTTTAAGCGAAGTGATTGTGAAGCCACAAGATGCACGCTATTTATCAGTTCGCTACAACTACAATTCAAGACAAGACTACTTGCACTTGCCGCAAGTTCAAGAGGAATGGCTGCTGCAGGCGATTCGCACGTATAAAATCAATGTGATGCCACAAAGCGGAGTCATTATTGGTTTCACGCGGGACCTTGTTTATGATGCTTATCTTGTAAGTGAGAGCTTTTCTAAAAACGATGTTCTTTACTTCGATTCAACTGGGCACGTCACCACGACACTGACTACAGGTGGCGGATTTATTCTTTTCAATGTTCCCGTGGGAATGCGCGAAGTGGTTCTGCAAGAGCGCAAAACAGATCGTATTTTTTCTCAGGTTTTCAATGTCTTAGATCATCAGATCTCGGTCAGTCATTTTCAAAAAGATTAA
- the murD gene encoding UDP-N-acetylmuramoyl-L-alanine--D-glutamate ligase: MNTSYLKNLKPPIAIIGLGKSGLSALKLLNAAGFSSDQIVTFDDKNPSAQIQDPAKLRERRPQTLVVSPGFSLKTDWIQQMVQEGVFLTSEIGLGASVLSTEKVIGITGSVGKSTVTSLLGFGMKAFDSHSFAGGNLGTPLCDYALRVLQGEPRATWVALELSSYQLENCGPLKLDYSIITFLSANHLERYNDLTEYYMTKMRITEITRTLCVINKTSADAVHYASKAQCPYRLVHADNSSRQDLMPRLFLIGSHNKDNFAVAAEIAIAANWPEKALLEMTHYRGLSHRMEFVANINQVTYVNDSKATAMDSVLVATKGCLENISPSNKLYLLLGGRDKNLPWQDLAVLSTHENINCVFFGACGELARDKSGLHGEYFTKLGSAINFCQKRAHAGDVVLLSPGGTSLDEFKSFEERGDFFKTLVLSEIEA; the protein is encoded by the coding sequence ATGAACACTTCTTATCTGAAAAATCTAAAGCCACCTATTGCCATCATTGGTTTAGGAAAAAGTGGTTTGTCCGCTTTGAAATTACTCAACGCTGCGGGGTTTTCTTCAGATCAAATCGTCACTTTTGACGACAAAAATCCGTCTGCTCAAATTCAAGATCCAGCAAAATTACGCGAACGCCGTCCACAGACATTAGTGGTTTCGCCAGGTTTTTCTTTGAAAACCGACTGGATTCAGCAAATGGTACAGGAAGGTGTCTTCTTAACATCTGAAATTGGTTTAGGCGCCAGCGTGTTAAGCACTGAAAAAGTAATTGGCATCACCGGTAGTGTCGGCAAAAGCACGGTGACCTCGCTTTTGGGTTTCGGAATGAAAGCCTTTGATTCCCACTCATTTGCCGGAGGCAACCTTGGAACTCCACTTTGTGATTACGCTTTACGGGTTCTACAAGGTGAGCCGCGTGCCACTTGGGTGGCTTTAGAGCTTTCCAGTTACCAATTAGAAAACTGTGGTCCGCTTAAATTAGACTACTCTATTATTACGTTCCTGTCGGCGAATCATCTTGAACGCTACAATGACCTGACTGAATACTACATGACGAAAATGCGTATCACTGAAATAACTCGCACATTATGTGTGATTAATAAAACCTCTGCCGATGCCGTCCACTATGCTTCGAAAGCTCAGTGCCCTTATCGCTTGGTTCATGCTGACAATTCATCCCGACAGGATTTAATGCCGCGACTTTTCCTTATTGGTTCACACAATAAAGACAACTTTGCCGTGGCCGCAGAAATCGCCATCGCTGCGAATTGGCCTGAAAAAGCTCTGCTCGAGATGACCCATTATCGTGGACTTTCCCACCGCATGGAGTTTGTCGCGAACATCAACCAAGTGACTTATGTAAATGACAGCAAAGCGACAGCAATGGATTCTGTGTTAGTCGCCACAAAAGGCTGCTTAGAAAATATCTCTCCTTCTAATAAGCTTTACCTTTTGTTGGGCGGGCGCGATAAGAATCTTCCATGGCAAGATTTGGCTGTGCTGAGCACACATGAAAACATCAACTGTGTCTTCTTCGGTGCTTGCGGCGAATTGGCCCGCGATAAATCGGGATTACATGGTGAATACTTCACAAAGCTCGGCTCTGCGATTAATTTCTGTCAAAAAAGGGCTCATGCTGGAGATGTGGTTTTACTAAGTCCCGGTGGAACAAGTCTTGATGAATTCAAAAGTTTTGAAGAGCGCGGAGACTTCTTTAAAACTCTTGTTCTAAGTGAAATCGAAGCTTAA
- a CDS encoding metallophosphoesterase, which produces MVSLLYTAIISDLHLTDPEPPRHQTKSRHPLWKKFKTKEFYIDESLVQFLDFIQKEAKGNPVELILNGDIFDFDSVMSLPDKPLYKVNWLEKRRGLFPRQEKSLFKIKVILEEHKPFMDALRKFILNGHKVVLIPGNHDVELHFPEVQDYIRKVLDLPEEHKKNFVFTSWFYISNKDTLIEHGNQQDPYCICENPLNPFLLDYNELSVRLPFGNVACRYMMNGLGLFNPHVEKNYIMSVPEYIRFFFKYLLTAQPLIMWTWLWCSTATLWHVTVDRFATTFKGHTSQESLVNTAAVNSQATPSMVRQLQELFVVPATNNPILIAKELWLDRLFLISFGFIIIYIIVFQLKHFLGISLFWIFLPLALFIPFFLFYARSVTSLVSEYKQPSEALLSRQAEIAQVKRVVYGHTHIPRHEFYGFVEHLNSGTWSPAFTNVECTETFERNHYVWITPSTTNQGAGPESGEKSRKAELRQFNTKKHQS; this is translated from the coding sequence ATGGTGAGTTTACTTTATACCGCGATAATCAGCGACCTACACTTAACCGATCCGGAACCGCCACGACATCAAACGAAGTCGCGCCATCCGCTTTGGAAAAAATTTAAAACTAAAGAGTTTTACATTGATGAGTCTCTGGTGCAGTTCTTAGATTTTATTCAAAAAGAAGCTAAGGGAAATCCGGTAGAATTAATTTTGAATGGCGACATTTTTGACTTTGATAGTGTGATGTCTTTGCCGGATAAACCTTTGTACAAAGTTAATTGGCTTGAAAAGCGCCGCGGACTTTTTCCCCGACAGGAAAAATCACTATTTAAAATTAAAGTGATTTTAGAAGAGCACAAACCTTTCATGGATGCTCTTCGTAAATTTATTTTAAATGGTCACAAAGTGGTGTTGATTCCAGGAAATCACGATGTGGAACTTCATTTTCCTGAAGTGCAGGATTACATTCGTAAAGTTTTAGATTTGCCAGAAGAGCACAAGAAAAACTTTGTTTTCACCAGCTGGTTTTACATCAGCAATAAAGACACGCTGATTGAGCATGGCAATCAACAAGATCCCTACTGTATCTGCGAAAACCCACTGAATCCGTTTTTGTTGGACTACAACGAATTGTCGGTTCGGTTGCCATTCGGAAATGTGGCCTGTCGTTATATGATGAATGGTTTAGGTCTATTCAATCCTCATGTTGAAAAAAACTACATCATGTCGGTGCCAGAATACATTCGCTTTTTCTTTAAGTATCTTTTGACGGCACAGCCGTTGATTATGTGGACATGGCTTTGGTGTTCAACAGCGACGCTGTGGCATGTAACTGTAGATCGTTTTGCGACCACATTTAAAGGTCACACCAGCCAAGAAAGCTTAGTGAATACGGCCGCAGTGAATTCGCAGGCGACGCCATCCATGGTGCGACAACTGCAAGAGTTGTTCGTCGTTCCCGCAACTAATAATCCGATTTTGATTGCAAAAGAGCTTTGGCTAGATCGCCTCTTCTTGATCAGCTTTGGCTTTATTATTATTTATATTATCGTGTTTCAATTAAAACATTTCCTAGGAATTTCGCTATTTTGGATTTTCCTTCCATTAGCTTTGTTTATTCCTTTTTTCCTTTTCTATGCCCGCTCTGTGACCTCTTTGGTTTCAGAATACAAGCAACCAAGTGAGGCTTTGCTTTCCCGTCAGGCCGAGATTGCTCAAGTTAAACGCGTGGTCTATGGACACACCCATATCCCACGTCATGAGTTCTATGGATTTGTGGAGCATTTGAATTCGGGCACGTGGTCTCCGGCCTTTACGAATGTGGAGTGTACGGAAACTTTTGAACGCAATCATTATGTCTGGATTACTCCGAGTACGACGAACCAAGGTGCTGGTCCTGAATCAGGTGAAAAAAGCCGCAAAGCCGAGCTGCGGCAGTTCAATACAAAAAAGCATCAGTCATAA
- a CDS encoding OmpA family protein, whose protein sequence is MKSSIMSVAAIALILSGCQTAQENPNAAKGVGIGAAAGGVLGAVIGNQQGNSGKGAAIGAVLGAGLGGVIGNRMDKQAKELEKVAETKRTEEGLVTKLKSDILFETGKADLKPQANANLAEMATIMKKYPENVLTIKGYTDSTGSAKTNETLSLQRAQAVKTQLVANGLPANVITTVGMGPSNPVADNKTDAGRQQNRRVEVEVTVDETKVPKK, encoded by the coding sequence ATGAAATCATCAATTATGTCAGTAGCGGCCATCGCTTTGATTTTGTCTGGCTGTCAAACAGCACAAGAAAACCCAAATGCAGCAAAAGGTGTTGGTATCGGCGCAGCGGCAGGTGGTGTATTAGGAGCCGTGATCGGCAATCAGCAAGGTAACTCAGGTAAAGGCGCAGCTATCGGAGCTGTTTTAGGAGCAGGCCTTGGCGGCGTTATTGGTAATCGTATGGATAAACAAGCTAAGGAACTTGAAAAAGTTGCTGAAACAAAAAGAACAGAAGAAGGCTTAGTCACTAAATTGAAAAGCGACATTCTTTTTGAAACAGGAAAAGCTGATTTGAAGCCTCAGGCGAACGCAAACTTAGCTGAAATGGCGACAATTATGAAAAAATACCCAGAGAACGTTTTGACGATCAAGGGTTACACTGACAGCACAGGTTCAGCAAAAACAAACGAAACTTTGTCTTTGCAAAGAGCACAAGCAGTGAAAACGCAACTGGTGGCGAATGGACTTCCAGCTAACGTGATCACAACTGTGGGCATGGGCCCGTCTAATCCTGTGGCAGATAACAAAACAGATGCTGGACGCCAACAAAATCGCCGCGTTGAAGTGGAAGTGACTGTTGACGAAACAAAGGTTCCTAAAAAATAA
- the ligA gene encoding NAD-dependent DNA ligase LigA, which yields MPSKSVIQRHNELKKLVSYHNQAYHTLDKPEIPDLEYDQLFAELLDLEQKYPDLDISDSPSQRVGGEAISQFQKVAHRKPMLSLANSYSVEDILEFDQRVKKFLRSEEPVEYFAELKLDGLSMELVYEEGQLVRALTRGDGVVGEDVTHNVRTIKTIPLKLKGKKIPSLLEVRGEVLIYKKDFLEMNQAYEELGEDTFANPRNAAAGTVRQLDPKIAASRPLKFIAYALGEYEGITFPTQKSVGETFKSFGLPVLEDDLTACSSDPQDLVHYYQDIEKKRQQLPFDIDGIVIKVNSLAQQEDLGLVARSPRWATAAKFQPEQAETVIETIQVQVGRTGALTPVAIMQPVKVGGVTITNATLHNQDEIDRKDVRIGDSVLIQRAGDVIPEVVSVILSKRPTDSEPFKIPPHCPSCNSLAAKEEGEAVLRCVNPLCKSKLKEAIKHFVSRRAMNLEKVGDKLIEAFVDKEMIRSFSGLYELQRDQLLTLERQGEKSVDNILKSIEASRKTTVARFIYALGIRFVGEQTAKLLADHFVTIEKFLAATKEELETVPEIGPKVSLSILSSLENNDFVAEVKKLTGFIEFEQAKRKTEGPLSGKSFLVTGTLPVKRDQAHELIEANGGKLLSGVSSKLSYLVVGDDPGSKVDKAQSLGVPVISWDDLLKML from the coding sequence ATGCCCTCAAAGTCGGTTATTCAGCGCCATAATGAACTAAAAAAGCTGGTCAGCTATCATAATCAAGCTTACCACACCCTCGATAAGCCTGAGATCCCAGATCTTGAGTACGATCAACTCTTCGCCGAGCTTTTAGACCTCGAACAAAAGTACCCCGATCTGGATATTTCAGATTCACCATCGCAACGCGTGGGTGGCGAGGCTATTTCTCAGTTTCAGAAAGTGGCTCATCGTAAACCGATGCTCTCGTTGGCGAATAGTTACTCGGTAGAAGATATTTTAGAGTTCGATCAGCGTGTGAAAAAGTTCCTGCGCTCAGAAGAACCTGTAGAGTACTTCGCTGAACTGAAATTAGATGGTCTTTCTATGGAGCTGGTCTACGAAGAGGGGCAGTTGGTACGCGCGTTAACTCGCGGTGATGGTGTCGTGGGTGAAGATGTGACTCACAATGTTCGCACCATCAAAACTATTCCGTTAAAACTCAAAGGCAAAAAAATTCCTTCGCTTCTAGAAGTGCGCGGGGAAGTTTTAATTTACAAAAAAGATTTTCTTGAAATGAATCAGGCCTACGAAGAGCTCGGGGAAGACACCTTTGCGAATCCTCGCAATGCAGCAGCAGGAACTGTTCGCCAGCTAGATCCGAAAATAGCCGCTTCAAGACCCCTCAAGTTTATTGCCTATGCTTTGGGTGAATATGAAGGCATTACTTTTCCCACACAAAAAAGCGTGGGCGAAACGTTCAAGTCCTTTGGTCTTCCTGTTTTAGAAGACGACTTAACTGCTTGCAGTTCTGACCCACAAGACCTTGTCCATTACTATCAAGATATTGAAAAGAAACGCCAGCAATTGCCTTTTGATATTGATGGCATTGTGATCAAAGTGAATTCGTTAGCACAACAGGAAGATCTAGGCCTTGTGGCGCGCAGTCCTCGTTGGGCCACCGCTGCCAAATTCCAACCCGAACAGGCCGAGACGGTGATTGAAACTATTCAAGTTCAGGTCGGACGTACCGGAGCTTTGACTCCTGTGGCGATCATGCAGCCTGTGAAAGTCGGCGGCGTTACGATCACCAATGCGACCTTACACAATCAAGATGAAATCGACCGCAAAGATGTTCGTATTGGTGACAGCGTTTTAATTCAACGGGCCGGAGACGTTATCCCCGAAGTGGTTTCAGTTATTTTATCGAAACGCCCTACGGATTCAGAACCTTTTAAAATTCCACCCCATTGCCCCAGCTGTAATAGCTTGGCAGCCAAAGAAGAGGGGGAAGCTGTTCTTCGCTGCGTGAATCCTCTTTGTAAATCGAAATTGAAAGAGGCTATTAAGCATTTTGTTTCAAGACGCGCCATGAATTTGGAAAAAGTCGGCGACAAATTAATTGAAGCTTTTGTCGACAAAGAAATGATCCGCTCGTTTTCAGGATTATATGAATTACAGCGAGATCAGTTACTTACACTGGAGCGCCAAGGGGAAAAGTCCGTTGATAACATCTTAAAAAGTATCGAGGCCAGTCGCAAAACCACAGTGGCTCGATTTATCTATGCTCTGGGTATTCGTTTTGTTGGCGAACAGACGGCAAAGCTTTTGGCCGATCACTTTGTCACCATTGAAAAATTTTTAGCGGCAACAAAAGAAGAGCTGGAAACAGTTCCTGAAATCGGGCCGAAAGTTTCCTTATCAATTTTAAGCTCACTAGAAAACAATGACTTTGTTGCCGAAGTGAAAAAGCTCACAGGTTTTATTGAATTTGAACAGGCCAAACGAAAAACTGAGGGTCCTCTGTCAGGAAAAAGTTTTCTAGTGACCGGAACTTTACCCGTAAAACGCGATCAGGCTCACGAGTTGATCGAAGCCAACGGCGGAAAGCTGCTTTCAGGAGTGTCTTCCAAGTTAAGTTATTTGGTTGTCGGGGATGATCCCGGCTCTAAGGTCGATAAGGCACAGTCATTAGGTGTGCCCGTTATTTCGTGGGATGATTTACTGAAAATGCTTTAG
- the gatC gene encoding Asp-tRNA(Asn)/Glu-tRNA(Gln) amidotransferase subunit GatC: MAIDEKVISNMAKLARLQVTQEEAVELGEQLTKVLNHFQQISQIDTQGVEPLVTPSEINFFARPDEAKKENSTEEMLANAPDKAGNLFKVPPVV; this comes from the coding sequence ATGGCAATCGACGAAAAAGTTATCTCAAATATGGCAAAATTGGCTCGCTTACAAGTGACCCAAGAAGAAGCGGTAGAATTGGGCGAACAGCTCACGAAAGTTCTAAACCACTTCCAGCAAATTTCGCAAATTGACACCCAAGGTGTTGAGCCACTGGTCACACCATCCGAGATCAACTTTTTTGCCCGTCCAGACGAGGCGAAAAAAGAAAACTCAACGGAAGAAATGCTGGCAAATGCTCCAGATAAGGCCGGAAACCTATTCAAAGTTCCTCCGGTAGTTTAA
- the gatA gene encoding Asp-tRNA(Asn)/Glu-tRNA(Gln) amidotransferase subunit GatA produces the protein MDLTKASFTEVRDAVQSKKISAHEVTSFFLGRVEKLNPKLNAFIAMNDKALEEAKKVDERISKGEAVGPLAGVSFGIKDLLCTRNLRTTAASKILSNFVPPYDATVVARLKSAGAIVLGKLNLDEFAMGSSNETSFFGKCYNPWNTDYVPGGSSGGSAAAQSARLTMGTIGTDTGGSIRQPANFCGIVGIKPTYGRVSRYGIVAYASSLDQAGPMVSSVADAALALEVISGHDEKDSTTSTQKVPEFSKSLTTNVKGMKIGIVKEYQSGEIHPDIAKTTERAIEELKKAGAEIVEVSIPLTQFAVPMYYLIAASEASSNLARYDGVKYGYRSDFQDLSSLSLEDFYSQTRAEGFGKEVKRRIMLGTYCLSSGYYDAYYNKACQVRRLLREQYIETFKNCDALLSPVTTSPAFKVGERSSDPLKMYLNDIFTTATNLAGLPGLSVPYGMSSEGMPIGVQLTGAHFQEQKILNIAAALEESSTVKGQVPHVF, from the coding sequence ATGGATTTAACAAAAGCCAGTTTTACAGAAGTTCGCGATGCGGTTCAAAGCAAGAAGATTTCGGCACATGAAGTGACGTCGTTTTTCTTGGGCCGAGTTGAAAAACTAAACCCTAAATTAAATGCGTTTATCGCCATGAATGATAAGGCGCTAGAAGAAGCCAAAAAAGTTGATGAGCGCATCTCAAAAGGTGAAGCCGTTGGTCCTTTAGCCGGAGTCAGTTTCGGAATTAAAGACTTACTGTGCACACGTAATTTGCGTACAACAGCGGCTTCGAAAATTTTAAGTAATTTTGTTCCTCCGTACGATGCGACAGTGGTGGCCCGTTTAAAATCTGCAGGGGCCATCGTTCTAGGAAAATTAAATCTAGATGAATTCGCCATGGGCTCAAGTAACGAGACCTCGTTCTTCGGTAAATGTTATAATCCATGGAACACAGATTATGTTCCTGGAGGTTCCAGTGGTGGGTCTGCAGCGGCTCAGTCTGCCCGTCTGACAATGGGAACCATTGGCACAGATACTGGCGGATCCATTCGTCAGCCCGCTAATTTTTGCGGGATTGTGGGGATCAAGCCCACTTACGGACGCGTGAGTCGCTACGGAATCGTGGCGTATGCATCATCACTAGATCAAGCGGGTCCAATGGTGTCATCTGTGGCCGATGCTGCCTTAGCTTTAGAAGTGATTTCTGGTCACGATGAAAAAGACTCAACCACCTCGACACAAAAAGTTCCAGAGTTTTCAAAAAGTCTTACAACAAATGTTAAAGGAATGAAAATCGGTATCGTAAAAGAATATCAAAGTGGTGAAATTCATCCTGATATTGCGAAGACCACGGAACGTGCGATCGAAGAACTTAAAAAAGCCGGAGCTGAAATCGTTGAAGTGAGCATTCCGTTAACTCAGTTTGCCGTTCCTATGTACTATTTGATTGCTGCCAGTGAAGCCTCATCTAATTTGGCTCGTTATGACGGCGTCAAATACGGCTATCGCTCTGACTTCCAAGACTTATCGTCCCTATCGCTTGAAGATTTTTACTCGCAAACGCGCGCCGAAGGATTTGGCAAAGAAGTTAAGCGTCGTATTATGCTCGGCACTTACTGTTTGTCTTCGGGTTATTACGATGCGTACTACAACAAAGCTTGCCAAGTTCGTCGGTTACTTCGTGAACAGTACATTGAAACATTTAAAAACTGTGACGCTCTTTTAAGTCCGGTGACGACGTCTCCGGCATTCAAAGTTGGCGAACGTTCTTCAGATCCGCTGAAAATGTACTTAAACGACATCTTCACGACCGCAACCAATTTAGCAGGTCTTCCTGGCCTCAGTGTGCCGTATGGTATGTCGAGCGAGGGAATGCCGATCGGGGTGCAATTAACAGGAGCTCATTTTCAAGAGCAAAAAATACTCAACATAGCAGCAGCCTTGGAAGAATCTTCGACAGTGAAAGGACAGGTGCCGCATGTCTTCTAG